In the Gloeocapsa sp. PCC 73106 genome, CTATCAAAGCTTAGGAAGTTGAGATACTTAGGTTTTTAAAAGCCTGTTTGGCAACAAGCAGGTTTACTGAGTACGCTATGAGTCGAAGGACCCCGTATTCAGTAATGGAGTGTGGCACCTCCGGTGTTTTACCTGTTCAATTAGCTTTAGATTTTGGTAGTTGCACTAGCAACAATAGCTAATCTAATGCCGTACACAAGGTGAGACAAAAAACTACAGCTGACTCCGTTTTACTACGGTTTAAGCGTGTCACTCTCTAGATAAGTCCTTTTTGAATAGCAAGAACGGCAGCTTGAGTGCGATCGCGTACTTCTAACTTATGTAAAATAGTATGAACGTGTACTCTCACCGTGCCTGAAGCAATATACAGTGATTCAGCGATCTCCTGGTTTGATTTTCCCTGGGCGACTAGAGTCAAAATTTCCTGTTCCCGTTTCGTCAGAGGATTATCCCAAGATTCACTCTGGGAAGTACTAGATTCAAAAGCGGTTTGAATTTCTAGAGTTGCGGTTGCATCCCACCAAGAAGCCCCCGCTACTAATGACCTAATTGCTAATACTAGAGATTCTGCAGCAATTCCTTTGAGACAATAGCCTTGGGCTTTAGCTTCAATTAGCTTGGCGATTAAAGATCTTTGGGAATGAGAAGTAAGTATTAGTACTGGTAAATTGGGTTGTTGGTTTTTAATTTGACGACAAGCTTCAACACCCCCAATACCTGGTAATCCCACGTCAAGGACTACAACATCAAAGATCTCCTGAGTGACTAATTCCACCGCAGTTTCTCCATCTTCCACC is a window encoding:
- a CDS encoding response regulator transcription factor; amino-acid sequence: MKSKPLRILLVEDDELFRLGLSTRLQQEEDLCVVAEVEDGETAVELVTQEIFDVVVLDVGLPGIGGVEACRQIKNQQPNLPVLILTSHSQRSLIAKLIEAKAQGYCLKGIAAESLVLAIRSLVAGASWWDATATLEIQTAFESSTSQSESWDNPLTKREQEILTLVAQGKSNQEIAESLYIASGTVRVHVHTILHKLEVRDRTQAAVLAIQKGLI